A genomic stretch from Hemicordylus capensis ecotype Gifberg chromosome 1, rHemCap1.1.pri, whole genome shotgun sequence includes:
- the B3GALT1 gene encoding beta-1,3-galactosyltransferase 1 — MASKVSCLYVLTVVCWASALWYLSITRPTSSYTVHRTYHSTSIARKNVSFGNIRTRPINPHSFDFLINEPEKCEKNAPFLVILISTTHKEFDARQAIRETWGDENNFKGIKISTLFLLGKNTDPVLNQMVEQESQIFHDIIVEDFTDSYHNLTLKTLMGMRWVATFCSKAKYIMKTDSDIFVNMDNLIYKLLKPNTKPRRRYFTGYVINGGPIRDVRSKWYMPRDLYPDSNYPPFCSGTGYIFSADVAEMIYKTSLHTRLLHLEDVYVGLCLRKLGIHPFQNSGFNHWKMAYSLCRYRRVITVHQISPEEMHRIWNDMSSKKHLRC, encoded by the coding sequence ATGGCTTCAAAAGTCTCATGTTTGTATGTCCTGACGGTTGTTTGTTGGGCAAGTGCTCTTTGGTACTTAAGTATAACACGTCCTACTTCATCCTATACCGTCCACAGAACTTACCACAGCACCTCAATAGCTAGGAAAAATGTCTCCTTTGGCAATATAAGAACTCGACCAATAAATCCCCACTCGTTTGATTTTCTCATAAATGAGCCTGAGAAGTGTGAGAAGAATGCCCCTTTTCTGGTCATTCTGATCAGCACAACTCATAAAGAATTTGATGCGAGACAAGCCATTCGAGAGACATGGGGAGACGAGAATAACTTCAAAGGCATTAAGATTTCCACTCTCTTTCTTCTGGGGAAAAACACAGACCCTGTGTTAAATCAGATGGTAGAACAAGAAAGTCAGATTTTCCATGACATTATTGTGGAGGATTTCACTGACTCTTATCATAACCTGACTCTGAAAACTTTAATGGgaatgaggtgggtggctacgtTTTGTTCAAAAGCCAAATACATCATGAAAACAGATAGTGACATTTTTGTCAACATGGACAACCTTATTTACAAGTTGCTAAAACCCAACACCAAGCCAAGGCGAAGGTATTTCACTGGTTATGTCATCAATGGAGGCCCAATCAGGGATGTCCGTAGCAAATGGTACATGCCTAGGGACTTGTATCCTGACAGCAACTACCCACCATTTTGCTCGGGCACTGGCTACATTTTTTCGGCAGATGTAGCAGAGATGATTTACAAAACCTCCCTCCATACTAGACTTCTTCATCTTGAAGATGTATACGTGGGACTCTGTCTGCGGAAGCTTGGCATCCATCCTTTCCAAAACAGTGGCTTTAATCACTGGAAGATGGCCTACAGCCTGTGTAGATATCGGCGTGTTATCACAGTGCATCAGATCTCGCCTGAAGAAATGCACAGGATTTGGAACGACATGTCAAGCAAGAAGCATCTCAGATGCTAG